The Chitinophagales bacterium genome has a segment encoding these proteins:
- a CDS encoding histidine kinase, with product MTAIVGKNKKRYLFYTIIIVVLILHSSLIYGQTEKLVNTSKVFSKTEQADSFLNLSINYLNKEYDLNLAQEYAQKVLSLSTGTKNNQLLSKAHGIIGIVYMYRGILDTAENHILISYKYAKASNNDSLVCIAQMRIGGLKANMSKSDEAMAYFLKALQTAKHIKNYSLIVDAHYKLAGLYASLNQLNKVKEHLYSALEIIDANSITIEDDLKLNVLVFANAYNLNMKKIEPNNNEYDKEFLRLSKQSLDLALKIKNYNQAFSTLLQISIYYKDINNYTLSDKYLNNAMSYLKYSDVNNENMFNVLKIDMLIRNDKKKDAIALIEQFSDTTKTLPLSLKYNTNEIAYLRYKELSMYEKALEKLEITNEYKNRIQEEEQLKLIKELETQYEVDKKDAQIREAKLKQALNKRRTIIFASLLGLIILILAIAYLYNRSRYLKTQLKMAQLQNDLHRSQLNPHFIYNSINAIQPFLYNQSDPNKGAAYLSDVSIMIRNMLDATFDDFWTLQKELDFIIQYCQVQEQILEYKVDLKITCNEKNKALLLPSLILQPFIENCFVHGFQNTDEEKIIDLNIKTEYNYILINIINNSSISKEKQEQKIHVSRAMQITLGRLQSAYPKYKNIEKYIVLHQQDNKFIAELKIPIS from the coding sequence ATGACAGCAATTGTTGGTAAGAATAAGAAAAGGTACTTGTTTTATACAATAATAATAGTTGTTCTAATTTTACACAGTAGCTTAATTTACGGACAAACTGAAAAATTAGTAAATACTTCTAAAGTGTTTTCAAAGACAGAACAAGCAGATTCTTTCTTAAATTTAAGTATAAACTATTTAAACAAAGAGTATGATTTAAATTTGGCACAAGAATATGCTCAAAAGGTCTTAAGCTTAAGTACTGGAACAAAAAACAATCAACTACTTTCTAAGGCACATGGTATTATAGGTATAGTGTATATGTATAGAGGCATTCTTGATACAGCAGAAAATCATATTCTAATTTCATATAAGTATGCTAAAGCAAGTAACAATGATTCTTTAGTATGCATTGCTCAAATGCGAATTGGTGGTTTAAAAGCCAATATGTCAAAGTCTGATGAGGCAATGGCTTATTTTTTAAAAGCACTTCAAACAGCTAAACATATTAAAAATTATAGCTTAATTGTTGATGCACATTATAAATTAGCTGGCTTATATGCTTCACTAAATCAATTAAATAAAGTAAAAGAACACTTGTATTCAGCTTTAGAAATTATTGATGCTAATTCAATTACTATAGAAGATGATTTAAAGTTAAATGTATTAGTTTTTGCTAATGCTTATAACTTAAATATGAAAAAAATAGAGCCAAATAATAACGAGTATGATAAGGAATTTCTTCGTTTATCAAAACAGTCTTTGGACTTAGCACTTAAAATTAAAAATTACAATCAGGCATTTAGTACATTACTACAAATAAGCATTTACTATAAAGATATAAACAATTATACATTGTCAGATAAATACTTGAATAATGCAATGTCATATTTAAAATATAGTGATGTTAATAATGAAAATATGTTTAATGTATTGAAAATTGATATGTTAATACGGAATGATAAGAAAAAAGATGCTATAGCATTGATAGAACAATTTTCAGATACGACAAAAACATTACCATTGTCTCTAAAATATAATACGAACGAAATAGCTTACCTAAGATATAAAGAACTTTCGATGTATGAAAAAGCACTAGAAAAACTAGAAATTACTAATGAGTATAAAAATCGTATTCAAGAAGAAGAACAATTAAAGTTAATTAAAGAATTAGAAACACAATATGAAGTAGATAAAAAAGATGCTCAAATTAGAGAAGCAAAACTAAAACAAGCTTTAAACAAAAGGCGGACTATAATATTTGCATCTTTATTAGGACTCATAATATTGATATTAGCAATAGCTTATTTGTATAACAGAAGTCGATATTTAAAAACACAATTAAAAATGGCTCAATTGCAAAATGATTTACATCGTAGTCAATTAAATCCACATTTTATATATAACAGTATAAATGCTATACAACCATTTTTGTATAATCAGTCAGATCCAAACAAAGGTGCAGCTTATTTGTCTGATGTCTCTATAATGATTCGTAATATGTTAGATGCAACATTTGATGATTTTTGGACACTACAAAAAGAACTCGATTTTATTATACAATATTGTCAAGTACAAGAGCAAATTTTAGAATATAAGGTTGATTTAAAAATTACTTGTAATGAAAAAAATAAAGCACTATTATTACCATCTTTAATTTTGCAACCGTTTATAGAAAATTGTTTTGTACACGGATTTCAAAATACAGATGAAGAAAAAATTATAGACTTAAATATTAAAACAGAATATAATTATATATTGATAAATATTATTAATAATTCAAGTATAAGTAAAGAAAAGCAAGAACAAAAAATACATGTTTCTAGAGCTATGCAAATAACTTTAGGAAGATTACAAAGTGCTTATCCAAAATATAAAAATATAGAAAAATATATTGTGCTTCATCAACAAGACAATAAATTTATTGCTGAACTTAAAATTCCAATATCATGA
- a CDS encoding response regulator transcription factor produces the protein MIKLIIIDDSKANRNGLRLMVEHNFPEVFQIDEASGVLDGAKLIRQEQPDIVLLDIQMKDGSGFDLLDSLSDDFFYLIFVTAYKEFAIEAIKQKAYDYLLKPVNPLELIKVLNELITKIQTNKKSSDEEMPSKILVKNQEQTILLNIEDIVYCAAQGAYTEIITKAGRYVSSKNLKHFEKILKSQSFLRVHHSYLVNTYFIKSIERNIQDGLTMINDDKVPIAARRKPAVLKFLNAFN, from the coding sequence ATGATTAAATTAATTATAATTGATGATAGCAAAGCTAATAGAAATGGACTTCGACTTATGGTCGAACACAACTTTCCAGAGGTATTCCAAATTGATGAAGCCAGTGGCGTTTTAGATGGTGCAAAACTTATTCGTCAAGAACAACCAGATATTGTTCTATTAGATATTCAAATGAAAGACGGAAGTGGTTTTGATTTACTAGATAGTTTATCTGATGATTTTTTTTATTTGATATTTGTTACAGCATATAAAGAGTTTGCTATCGAAGCAATAAAACAAAAAGCATACGATTATCTTTTAAAACCTGTTAATCCATTAGAATTAATAAAAGTATTAAACGAACTTATTACAAAAATTCAGACAAATAAAAAGTCTTCAGATGAAGAAATGCCATCAAAAATATTAGTAAAAAATCAAGAACAAACAATTTTATTAAATATAGAAGATATAGTTTATTGTGCTGCACAAGGAGCTTATACAGAAATAATAACTAAAGCAGGTCGTTATGTGTCTTCTAAGAATTTAAAACATTTTGAGAAAATATTAAAATCTCAAAGTTTTTTACGAGTACATCATTCCTATTTAGTAAATACTTATTTTATTAAATCAATAGAAAGAAATATACAAGATGGTTTAACAATGATTAACGATGATAAAGTTCCAATTGCAGCTCGAAGAAAACCAGCAGTCTTAAAATTTTTAAACGCTTTTAATTAA